The following proteins are encoded in a genomic region of Vibrio sinaloensis:
- the gcvH gene encoding glycine cleavage system protein GcvH yields MDNTLKFADSHEWVRDNGDGTVTIGISEHAQEMLGDVVFVDLPEVEDEIEAGDSFSLVESVKAASDIYAPITGEIVEINEELEDSPELINEEPYEGGWIVKVKMSDPSELDNLKDAEEYLNSIDDE; encoded by the coding sequence ATGGACAACACACTGAAGTTTGCAGATAGCCACGAGTGGGTACGTGACAACGGTGACGGCACAGTAACTATCGGTATTTCAGAGCACGCTCAAGAGATGCTAGGCGACGTGGTTTTCGTTGACCTACCAGAAGTAGAAGACGAAATCGAAGCAGGCGATAGCTTCTCGTTGGTTGAATCGGTTAAAGCAGCCTCTGACATCTACGCTCCTATTACTGGTGAAATTGTCGAGATCAACGAAGAGCTGGAAGATAGCCCAGAGCTTATTAACGAAGAACCTTACGAAGGCGGTTGGATCGTCAAAGTGAAGATGTCTGACCCATCTGAGCTCGACAATCTAAAAGACGCAGAAGAGTACCTAAACTCAATCGACGATGAGTAA